The sequence below is a genomic window from Pseudorasbora parva isolate DD20220531a chromosome 4, ASM2467924v1, whole genome shotgun sequence.
agcttaactccaattcttcgagaatcgcagtcaaagctgattcgaaagaccgccgccgttcgccagtttctctGTTTACTAGaggcacgcaaacgcaactcggccgtcgtcattatggccccgcccaccgactctatacacgatgtgattggcccgtccagattgtgaggaatacagctcagaagggtattgcgAGTTCCTAGATGaaacttgcgggcagattaaatttgctgccgctagggtgcgtctagatttctaggctaaaaacTGCCTGCATTTGACCGAAATTACAGAATCTGACATCGTAAATGTTTATGGTTGTCAGCGCATGTCACACTACATATAATTttggttttaataagattttctCAATAAATAGGCAAGAATATACTTGCGTCTTCCACGATTTATGTTTATCCCGATAACAAAGCACTTGAATGCAACAAGCTCATAATCATGACTTCAGAAatgggaattatcaaatttctAAAAGCGcatgaaggcagcattagtGAGGAGTGAGTCAATTCCAAAGATTACATAAACACGCATGTATTTTCTGACCTGTGCTGTTTTTGGAGGATGATGTATCTTTGTCCGGTTTGCTCTTTTTCTTCTTGGAGGATCCAGAGGCCTCAGAGGGTGCTGGTCTCTTCTCTACTGCAGGAGTAGATAGAGCTCTCTTCTTAAAGAGCTCTCGCTCTTTCAGCAGAGCTGGATCCATCCTACACAAATCACAACACATACAATACATTAATCATTAGTTAATCATTCTCTGACTGAGTGCATTTTTTtgaactaatatatatatatatatatatatatatattcacttttACCATTGACATTATAAACGAGGCtggctatttatttattttttaaattaaataaatcaataatcaaCACTTATGCAAcaacacaaatgcaatagcgGTTTGGCTTGTTTGACTGGTATGGTGCAAGTCCAAACGATGAATTAGTGAACTATTAaaccaaaaacaatacaaaatacaactATAAATCAGTGCATAGATAAATTATACATCTTCTCAGTAGATTATATACGCTACCAGTCAACTGTTTGgaccttattattattatttacacttGAGAATAAGaaatataataatcataatcagcCGGTTCGCATGAATGCTGTAAATACCTTGGCTGCGTTGCATTCAATGTCTGTTCAAATTAACGTTAATTACCggtaatttaaaaacaaacttcttttttatGGTTCGTGAACTGTGTTGTGTATAAGTTATACACATTGTGGTGGTGGATGTCTGCGGActgtgtaaaaaataatttactcTCTCATCTAAGTTAACGTTAGAGAGTTAGAGATGAAAGATGATCTAATGCACATTCATctagtaaaataataaatattttaggcTAGATGAAATTTTAGCCATATCCATAACGTACTGAGATAAATGACTAATTTACATCCAACGGGACAGTACATATCTAACACGTTTAAAcctttatatttttaagatatttaatataacaacaaaaaaacataaccaTAACTAACACATGAGCCAGGAACACCTTACATCACATAAAACATGCAGTAAAACATccaaaaattaatgaataagtAACTCTGAGCATTACCTGAATATTTCACTGCCTTCTCTCTCAGAGAGAAACAGTTCAGATAaagattaaatattattttaagctACCATATACTGTCAACTTAGTTACAACGCTAAATGAGAAGCTTGTCAAAAAGGCTAGCAAAGCTACACGACTACATGAATTTCCTGCGGAAAGGCATTAAGGCAACGTTCTTCTTCTTTGTTTTTAATTGTGGTTCGCACAGATTGGCAGCTGCCACCTGCTGGTCAAACAGTGTATTACATATGTTGCGATGTTCGAATTTGGCATAATTGTCTTTGTGACATGTTTTCAAACATTAAAATGGGGGTGGAAATAATagttttaaaagtaattataaattcatacaaatattttaaaatgcttgAACAACCAAATCTGGATGAATTCAGGTTGCTTCTCTCATCTTTTCCACTGGGGGGCGCATGTAATAATTTTCTTTTACATAACACGGTCTCATGTGCTCCTGATGAAAGAGACAGCATGGCAGCCCATAAAGTGATTGTTTACGGAGGAAAAGGAGCTCTGGGCTCTGCATGTGTACAATATTTCAGAGCTAAAAACTGGGTAAGTTGTTTCAACCCAAAAGACAGTTCACGTAATTCATAAATAGGTTTTTAGTTGTGCCATCAGATATGCTACATGTGTTTGAGTAAAGATCATTAATGTTGttaattattaattcatttttcATATCTACCATTGCCATTCATTtcttattaaaaaatacatatacattGCTTTTCTTGTTGCTTGTCAATAAGTTATGTGTCAATAAGGTCGTAataatgtaggcctattttCAGCTCTTTGTTTTGTAATTTACAGTGGGTCGCCTCTATAGATCTCAATGCCAACGAAGAAGCCAGTGCCAATGTTACAGTTAAGATGTCTGAATCCTTCACTGAGCAAGCCAGCCAGGTACAATTAATTTGTGGCGGTTATAAAGCATGACACTAGCAAAGTCAaaggtttgattcccagggaaccCATGAACTGATAAAGTGTCTTCAACTAATGTATGTGGCTTTGAATGAAAGAATATGcatatgcataaatgtaaatctaaAGTCTGATGTGTTGCAATGTTTCTGCATATACTGTTCTGTTAGAAACTTACCACATTTAAAGGAAAATACAGAAATAACTACAATGTATAAGTATTTAAAGTACTTTGTTAAAGCACATTTACAGCCCCAACCTTTGGGGTATGATGTGAAAAACTTCCTTTCAAGCTCTGTCATGTTGAATGGGACATTTTCTGGtttctccagagatgttcactTGTGTTCAAACCAGCTAAGCCAGTCAAGACATTCACAGAGCAGTTCATAAGCCGCTCTTGCATTGTGTTAGCTGTGTGCTTATGGTCATTGCCTGTTGGAAGGTGAATCTCCAGTCTGAGATTCTGAATGCTCTGGTTTTCATTAAGGCAATTAATATTTTACTGTGTTAAGCTTTCCTTTTATTCTGAAGAGTGAGTCCCCCAGTCCCTAATGCTGAAAAGCaaccccacagcatgatgctggtACCATCACACTGTACTGTTGGGATGGTATTGTGCAGGTAATTAGCAATGCCTTGTTTCCTCCAGCCGTGAGGTTCATCAGAACAGATAATATTGTTTCTCACAGTCTAAGAGTCCTTTAGGTGCTTTGCTTTTTGCCAATTCCAAATGGGTTTTTGTGTGTCTTCACTGAGGAAAGGCTTGAGTCTGGCCACTCTGCTATAAAGCCCAAATCGGTGGAGTTGTTTGTCCTTATGTAAATCTCTCTCATTTCTCTCATTTCTTCTCTTTGCCACAGATTAAGAACACTTGAAGTATAGTAAGATTTGCAAGTGAAATTTAAACGCTCCTGAGATACCTTTTAAGTGTCAAGTGTTCCAGAAACTGATGAATACTTATGTAATGTCAATActtcagtttttttgttttatgtttgtttttgctttgccaTTATGGTGAATAGAGTGTAGATTAATGTGAACAAAGTTAATTTAAAGTAGTTTAAAATAAGGCAgttaaattatgttttgtttttgaaaatgtaaaaggcagctttatgttttttttgaagATGTAATAATGCAGTTTATGtcctgtgatgggcaggggcagtgtagggggatttaatgtacagtttgttgtacagtgtaaaccattacacctatggggtgtgtgtgtgtgtgtgtgtgtgagtgtgagagagagagagagagagagagagagagagagagagagagagagagcgagagaatgCATGTCTATTACTGTATGTTTTTTGTAACTaccatttattttagtttaattaatAAGCATGGTTATCGACTACTGGTGATATTCATTTAATTCCGAGACACTAGCTGAATTATTTGTCTGTCTCTAATCAAGGATCAACAtactttttatttgtaatattgtgtgttgtgtttttttcttctttcttttctttttccttaGGTGACTGCTGATGTCGGTGAGCTGTTAGGTGAAGATAAAGTTGATGCCATCTTGTGTGTGGCTGGAGGTTGGGCAGGGGGCAGTGCCAAAGCCAAGAGTTAGTACATACTTAATACATGCACATACGGAGTCCAGACATAATATATAGCTAAGTGGTTCTTAGGCTTTTTAtctcccatccatccatccatccatccatccatccatgcatgcatgcatgcatacatactaGCTATGCAAAATGTTTCTTTTATAGCTTGGTGAAATAAATTGCATCCTCAGTGTTGTCACAAGGGGGCGCTAATCTCTTAAGTCAAACTCTGTCTTAGATGTGAGcattttcagtaatattattatatatatgaaTGTATTCTATGTGTTTCAGCTCTGTATAAGAATGCTGATCTGATGTGGAAGCAGAGTGTGTGGACCTCCACAATTTGCAGTCACCTAGCAACCAAACACCTGAGAGAGGGGGGGTTGCTCACACTGGCAGGGGCTAAAACAGCACTAGGTCCAACAGCAGGTATGTATGCTTGTATTTACTCCCTGACATTTAGAATAgctttaaaatatgttatatatatatatatatatatatatatatatatatatatatatatatatatatatatatatatatatgcaagaAATAAGGTATAAGAGGCCATGGTGTATTGTG
It includes:
- the qdprb.1 gene encoding dihydropteridine reductase — its product is MAAHKVIVYGGKGALGSACVQYFRAKNWWVASIDLNANEEASANVTVKMSESFTEQASQVTADVGELLGEDKVDAILCVAGGWAGGSAKAKTLYKNADLMWKQSVWTSTICSHLATKHLREGGLLTLAGAKTALGPTAGCIGYGMAKAAVHQLCQSLSEPNSGLPPGSAAVAILPVTLDTPMNRKFMPDADVSSWTQLEYITEMFYKWTTGENRPPSGTLMQLITVDGKTEATPTL